A window of Macrotis lagotis isolate mMagLag1 chromosome 1, bilby.v1.9.chrom.fasta, whole genome shotgun sequence genomic DNA:
AATTAGCACCTCTCTCTTGCTTTGAGGAGAGCTTATACAGCTGTGGTCCCTTTCTTCCCATCCTCTTTGGTGTGATCAACTTAGCAAAGATAATGGGAGGAAAATTTTGTACTAGGAAGGTCATTCAGAATTCTGACAGCAGAGAAGTCATTGCATGCCAGAGCTAGGAGGACACTATCCAAGTTTATAAATCAAATCTGTGGCAATGTTGGGAACacttaacatttcattttatctccTGACACATAGTCATCTCTTAATAAATGGATTGTTGACTAGCAGATAAAATGAATTAAGGCTCAGAGTGGTCAAAGTGCTTTGCCCCAAATCCCATAAAACATTAGTAGATGGAGTATAGTTGTTCTGATAAGAGAGGGGGCTTTTTGAATAAAGGTAATGAGAAATCACTCACAGAGCCAGGAAGAAATGGAGGCGCTGATATTGATAGGGAGGACGGCCAGCTCGAGCAAAGTAGGCTATGATCATTGATAGGAGGTACTGatgaacagaaagagaagagagtcaTAGTCAGGTAGGGAAGGAGATAGACATCTACAGAGTGGGTAGACTCAGGAGGAGATAGAATTGGGAAAAATCTGGATAGGGGAGGTTTGGTTGAAGGCAGGACAAGACACTAGGTTGGGGAGGATGGGTTAccaaaatggagagaaaagaggggaCTGTGGGACAGTTTCCATCTGATCTATAGACATACCTGTGATCTTAGAGAAAACAAGGCCTGGAGCAAAGGAAGAATGAGATAAAGATACAAATATGAAGGAAGAAGACAAGTTTTGGGGGGCTCATTTTGGGCAGTGGCAATTTGGGGACTCTAGGCTCTGATTCTTAGGGGTAGGAGAGAATTCAGAGTTGGGCCTTCCTTGGATTGAAGCCAAAAAATTAGGACCTCCAATCCATCTGAAATAGGAATAGGGAGAATAGGGCAGAGGATAATTTGGAGGATAATTGGAGAGGATCAGAGTTTTCTAAAACAAATGATGTACATGGATAACCCAGACCAAGCATGGGTGAGAGCTTTACCTTGTCTGACACTCGAAGTTTTGTGTCCCAGGCCAGGAAGTTCTGGACAACAGGGTCCCCTGTGGAGAGAGATAGAGGGACATTCCATTAGGCTAGAAATGAAGAATAGTTGACTAAAACCAAGAGAAGAAGCTATTCCCCCTAGTATTTCCCCCTCTTGGAAAAGGGACAATGTGAGGGACCCAAAACTGGAACCAAAGGGGAATAAGCCTCTCTGGAATCCCTATGAGTTTATCAATCTCTACTTGGACACCTCCAATGATGGGGTTCTAATAACCAGTCTCTTAAAACTTCAGGTTCCATTGTTGAAGAGTTTTCATTGTTAAGATAATTGGGGAAAGATGGTTTGAAGGTTTTAGGCATAATAGAGGAGCTAGCTCCATTCCTACCTAGTAGTCTGTTGAAGGCCTTGTGATCCTCAGGCCTCACTATGGATACCCTGCGTCTCTTCAGCTGCATTTTGAGACCAACTATGCCCTTCACAGACCACCTGTCCTGAGTTTCTGTGGGCATCACATctgaatatttcctttttataccTTGAATCCTGGAAAATGAACTAGAAGGTATCCAGGTAGCTGGAAGAGAGATGACCAGAATCCATTAGCAAGCTATCTCTTTGGTTGCCTTCTCTTGGCCCTCTTTATAGTTTTtacatgcataatcatgttaaatatatttttaatcatattgtaaaagaagaatcaaaccaaAAGGGCAAAACCatgagacagaaaaacaaaaaaagaaaaaatagtatgctttaatcttcaggctccatagttctttctctgaatgtgcaTAGCTAAGTCTATCCTAGTTGATCATTgaataatgttgctgttactgcacaatgttctcctgattctgcttacttcattca
This region includes:
- the SPDYE4 gene encoding speedy protein E4 isoform X2 encodes the protein MIKEEVPGPSATWIPSSSFSRIQGIKRKYSDVMPTETQDRWSVKGIVGLKMQLKRRRVSIVRPEDHKAFNRLLGDPVVQNFLAWDTKLRVSDKYLLSMIIAYFARAGRPPYQYQRLHFFLALYLANDMEEDRQGPKHSMFAFLFGQDHTQRVKFQWLRAQLFRAIGWKAWVTREECEEIQAYQPNHWVWKRDRDLLQ